A genomic stretch from Bradyrhizobium sp. 195 includes:
- a CDS encoding SDR family NAD(P)-dependent oxidoreductase codes for MKNTPFDLTGKVAVVTGSSRGIGRSSAELLAKLGAKVVVSSRKADACKEVADGIIAAGGDAAVIPCNIARKADVEALIAGATRHYGKIDILVCNAAVNPYYGPLLDITDEAFDKIMGSNVKSNIWLSALAIPQMAERGGGSVIIISSIGGLRGSTVIGAYGISKAADFALCRSLAGEWGPKGVRVNCIAPGLVKTDFARALWEDEAMLKRRTATTPLRRIGEPDEIAGAVAYLASDASSFMTGQTIVIDGGVTTAAV; via the coding sequence ATGAAAAACACCCCGTTCGATCTCACCGGCAAGGTCGCCGTGGTCACCGGCTCCAGTCGCGGCATCGGCCGCTCCTCCGCCGAACTCCTGGCAAAGCTCGGCGCCAAGGTCGTGGTGTCCTCGCGCAAGGCGGATGCCTGCAAGGAGGTCGCCGACGGCATCATCGCGGCCGGCGGCGATGCCGCCGTCATTCCCTGCAACATCGCGCGCAAGGCGGATGTCGAGGCGCTGATCGCGGGTGCGACCAGGCATTACGGCAAGATCGACATTCTCGTCTGCAACGCCGCGGTGAATCCCTATTACGGCCCGCTGCTCGACATCACGGATGAAGCCTTCGACAAGATCATGGGCTCGAACGTCAAGAGCAACATCTGGCTCTCGGCGCTGGCGATCCCGCAAATGGCCGAGCGCGGTGGCGGCTCCGTGATCATCATCTCCTCGATCGGCGGCTTGCGCGGCTCCACCGTGATCGGCGCCTACGGCATCTCCAAGGCGGCCGACTTCGCGCTGTGCCGCTCGCTCGCCGGCGAATGGGGCCCGAAAGGCGTTCGCGTCAACTGCATCGCGCCCGGCCTCGTCAAGACCGATTTCGCCCGCGCGCTCTGGGAGGACGAGGCCATGCTGAAGCGCCGCACCGCGACCACGCCGCTGCGCCGCATCGGCGAGCCCGACGAAATCGCCGGTGCCGTCGCCTACCTCGCCTCGGATGCGTCGAGCTTCATGACGGGACAGACCATCGTCATCGACGGCGGCGTGACGACGGCCGCGGTGTAG
- the glpK gene encoding glycerol kinase GlpK, which yields MSFVLAIDQGTTSSRAIVFRGDISIAAKAQAEFPQHFPASGWVEHEPEDIWTSTVMVCREAIEQAGISATDIAAIGITNQRETTVVWDRATGQAVHRAIVWQDRRTADICAKLKAEGREPVISQKTGLIIDPYFSGTKVAWILDHVPGARARAARGELMFGTVDCYLLWRLTGGKVHATDATNASRTLLFNIHTGQWDDELLEIIGVPRSMLPEVKDSSARFGESTPDLFGGAIAISGIAGDQQAATIGQACFRPGMMKSTYGTGCFALLNTGTTPVVSKNKLLTTVAYQLEGKRTYALEGSIFVAGSAVQWLRDGLGIIKHAAETGPLADQSDSMQSVYLVPAFVGMGAPYWNPRVRGALFGLTRNTGPAELAHAALESVCYQTFDLWAAMRADWPSSETASVVLRVDGGMTASDWTMQRLADLLDAPVDRPVIQETTALGAAYLAGLQAGVYPEPTKFADNWRLEHRFKPNMSGATRERKLAGWARAVKGVLASDEGEG from the coding sequence ATGTCTTTCGTCCTCGCCATCGACCAGGGCACCACCTCCTCGCGCGCCATCGTGTTTCGCGGCGATATTTCCATTGCGGCGAAGGCGCAAGCCGAGTTTCCGCAGCATTTTCCGGCCTCGGGCTGGGTCGAGCATGAGCCGGAGGACATCTGGACCTCGACCGTGATGGTGTGCCGCGAGGCGATCGAGCAGGCCGGCATCAGCGCAACGGACATCGCCGCGATCGGCATCACCAATCAGCGCGAGACCACCGTGGTGTGGGACCGCGCGACGGGGCAGGCCGTGCACCGCGCCATCGTCTGGCAGGACCGCCGCACCGCCGACATCTGCGCGAAACTGAAAGCGGAAGGCCGCGAGCCCGTGATCTCGCAAAAGACCGGCCTGATCATCGATCCCTATTTCTCCGGCACGAAGGTCGCCTGGATCCTCGACCACGTCCCCGGTGCCCGGGCCCGCGCCGCGCGCGGCGAATTGATGTTCGGCACCGTCGATTGCTATCTGCTCTGGCGCCTCACTGGCGGCAAGGTGCACGCCACCGATGCCACCAACGCCTCGCGCACGCTGCTGTTCAACATCCACACCGGCCAGTGGGACGACGAGCTCCTCGAGATCATCGGCGTGCCGCGCTCGATGCTGCCCGAAGTGAAGGACTCTTCCGCCCGCTTCGGCGAGAGCACGCCCGATCTGTTCGGCGGCGCGATTGCCATCTCGGGCATCGCCGGCGACCAGCAGGCCGCGACCATCGGCCAGGCCTGCTTCCGTCCGGGCATGATGAAGTCGACCTACGGCACCGGATGCTTCGCGCTGCTCAACACCGGCACCACGCCTGTGGTGTCGAAGAACAAGCTGCTCACCACGGTCGCCTATCAGCTCGAGGGAAAACGCACCTACGCACTCGAAGGCTCGATCTTCGTGGCGGGCTCGGCGGTGCAATGGCTGCGCGACGGCCTCGGCATCATCAAGCATGCGGCCGAGACCGGACCTCTTGCTGATCAGTCGGACTCCATGCAGAGCGTCTATCTCGTTCCCGCCTTCGTCGGCATGGGCGCGCCCTACTGGAATCCACGCGTGCGCGGCGCGCTGTTCGGCCTGACCCGCAACACCGGTCCCGCCGAGCTCGCCCATGCCGCGCTGGAGAGCGTCTGCTACCAGACGTTCGACCTTTGGGCCGCGATGCGCGCGGACTGGCCAAGCTCCGAAACCGCCAGCGTCGTGCTCCGCGTCGACGGCGGCATGACCGCTTCCGACTGGACCATGCAGCGCCTCGCCGATCTGCTGGATGCGCCCGTCGACCGCCCCGTGATCCAGGAGACCACCGCGCTGGGCGCCGCCTATCTCGCCGGCCTCCAGGCCGGTGTCTATCCCGAGCCGACAAAATTCGCCGACAATTGGCGCCTGGAGCACCGCTTCAAGCCGAACATGAGCGGGGCCACGCGCGAGCGGAAGCTCGCGGGCTGGGCGAGGGCGGTCAAGGGCGTCCTGGCGAGTGACGAGGGGGAGGGGTAG